From Desulfuromonas soudanensis, the proteins below share one genomic window:
- a CDS encoding ethylbenzene dehydrogenase-related protein translates to MPRIVLFLLILLFPGLVMGAQTLPSVKVKTAPVLDGSIQDQVWTSVTPLVITDAVAGVKILLRSVYTDDSVYFLAMFSDQAENSYHIPWIWDEAGKTYGEGPHREDTFVFKWNLEDKDVNLSNFSDDSYRADEWYWKANRSNLAGYADDKLQILSDKSTPKATETISPKGKKRYLQRLSDSGEPPYREVPKPTEFLGNLVNRYEAQVPTGSHADVRAKGVWEAGFWFIEVARKLATDDKLDIQFAPESGKKYLFGVSVFSLYGNSPDESQPNLYGMGRISEPLTLEFR, encoded by the coding sequence ATGCCGAGAATCGTTTTATTTCTGCTGATCCTGCTCTTTCCCGGGCTGGTCATGGGAGCGCAGACCCTTCCTTCGGTCAAGGTCAAAACAGCGCCGGTTCTCGACGGCTCCATCCAGGATCAGGTGTGGACCTCTGTGACCCCGCTCGTCATCACCGATGCCGTGGCCGGGGTCAAAATTCTCCTGCGTTCCGTTTATACCGACGACAGCGTCTACTTTCTGGCCATGTTCTCCGATCAGGCGGAGAACTCCTATCATATACCCTGGATCTGGGACGAGGCCGGCAAGACCTATGGAGAAGGGCCCCATCGGGAGGATACGTTCGTCTTCAAATGGAATCTGGAAGACAAGGACGTCAATCTCTCCAATTTCTCCGATGACAGTTACCGCGCCGACGAATGGTACTGGAAAGCCAACCGTTCCAATCTGGCCGGCTACGCCGACGACAAACTGCAAATCCTTTCCGATAAATCCACCCCGAAAGCCACGGAAACGATCAGCCCGAAGGGCAAAAAACGCTACCTGCAGAGGCTCAGCGACAGCGGCGAGCCCCCCTACCGGGAGGTGCCCAAGCCGACTGAATTCCTCGGCAACCTGGTCAATCGCTATGAAGCCCAGGTTCCGACCGGAAGCCATGCGGACGTTCGTGCCAAGGGGGTCTGGGAGGCCGGCTTCTGGTTCATCGAGGTGGCCCGCAAGCTCGCTACGGATGACAAACTCGACATCCAGTTTGCCCCCGAATCCGGCAAGAAATATCTTTTCGGCGTTTCGGTTTTCAGCCTCTACGGCAATTCCCCGGACGAAAGTCAGCCCAACCTCTATGGGATGGGGCGGATTTCCGAACCCCTCACCCTGGAGTTCCGCTGA
- a CDS encoding phosphoribosyltransferase encodes MAEKKGNIHEVTTLHGRIAVFADRRHGGEVLAGVVPPNCRDGVVLGIPAGGVPVAARLAELLRLPLDVAAVSKIVLPWNSEAGYGAVAYDGTVLLNEKLLPTLGLDEAEIRKGIERTTEKVRQRIGRFRGDRPWPDVTTGTVILVDDGLASGFTMQAAVAALRREGAKRIVVAVPTGHDRAVARLAGEVEALCCANIRSGWSFAVAAAYRQWHDVSDEEVEALLRRQPVEKNP; translated from the coding sequence TTGGCCGAAAAAAAGGGAAACATCCACGAAGTCACAACCCTGCACGGTCGTATCGCCGTCTTTGCCGACCGCCGCCACGGCGGCGAGGTTCTGGCCGGAGTCGTTCCCCCCAACTGTCGCGACGGGGTGGTGCTGGGGATTCCCGCCGGCGGAGTGCCGGTGGCGGCGCGGCTCGCTGAACTCCTCCGGCTCCCTCTCGACGTGGCGGCGGTGAGCAAGATCGTTCTCCCCTGGAACAGCGAGGCGGGGTACGGTGCCGTGGCCTATGACGGCACGGTGCTCCTCAACGAAAAACTTCTGCCGACCCTCGGTCTCGACGAGGCGGAGATCCGAAAGGGGATCGAGCGGACGACGGAGAAGGTGCGCCAGCGGATCGGGCGCTTTCGCGGGGATCGACCCTGGCCTGATGTGACGACGGGGACGGTGATCCTGGTCGACGACGGACTGGCCTCGGGATTCACCATGCAGGCGGCGGTGGCGGCTCTGCGCCGGGAGGGGGCAAAGCGGATCGTCGTCGCCGTTCCGACCGGTCACGACCGGGCGGTGGCGCGTCTCGCCGGGGAGGTCGAGGCGCTGTGCTGCGCCAATATCCGCTCCGGGTGGAGTTTTGCCGTCGCCGCCGCGTACCGGCAGTGGCACGATGTGAGCGACGAAGAAGTCGAGGCTCTGCTCAGGCGGCAACCTGTTGAAAAAAATCCATAG
- a CDS encoding rhodanese-like domain-containing protein, which produces MIRRRLFYFLVVAMCSAALFAAGCHSDNDNPSPPPVNTDTGGQVSGTSAVPGTDLTEIAARLDLVLALGYNTTNPDALAKVLFDDTATTTDPFILDTREPADYAAGHIPGAVNIPLQNLPQALLDGTSGIPADREVVVASYWGNDGNMASLLINVARIADPVAQKAALDAKTALPYPKATGLFQGMTSWSFRRDLVPVGTRFDDAGAAGVVVEKATQPGTAAATPTDVYPAFSPFTASVDTVVDKILVRAKNYLNSVPTQFDLQVYPSALATNLEDGNAANDPQIVSVRSAAHFALGHIPGSINIAYQKVADLANSELIDPTKPVVAYCYTGHTGSISTMALGILGYPARNLLYGINGWNTSPAIASGQLLNFDLFKAWDFPLNDGSAVDLASLADYVPPTGCVECHSSLTAVFYDREVANPPIASVAPPSEGEG; this is translated from the coding sequence ATGATTCGACGACGATTGTTTTACTTCTTGGTTGTCGCCATGTGCAGCGCGGCTCTTTTTGCCGCCGGCTGCCATAGCGACAATGACAACCCCTCACCCCCGCCCGTAAATACAGATACCGGTGGGCAGGTGAGCGGCACGAGTGCCGTCCCTGGCACAGACCTGACCGAAATTGCTGCGCGCCTCGATTTGGTTCTGGCCCTTGGGTACAACACCACAAACCCCGATGCTCTGGCCAAAGTCCTTTTCGACGACACCGCCACCACCACCGATCCCTTCATCCTCGACACCCGGGAGCCCGCGGATTATGCCGCCGGCCATATTCCGGGAGCCGTCAACATCCCCCTGCAGAACCTCCCCCAGGCCCTTCTCGACGGAACCTCCGGCATCCCGGCCGACCGCGAAGTCGTGGTCGCTTCCTACTGGGGCAACGATGGCAATATGGCCAGTCTGCTGATCAACGTGGCGCGGATTGCCGATCCGGTCGCCCAGAAGGCAGCGCTGGATGCCAAGACCGCACTCCCCTATCCCAAAGCGACCGGCCTCTTCCAGGGAATGACTTCCTGGTCCTTCCGCCGGGATCTCGTGCCTGTCGGCACCCGCTTCGACGATGCCGGAGCGGCCGGCGTGGTCGTGGAGAAAGCGACTCAACCCGGAACGGCAGCCGCAACCCCTACAGACGTCTATCCCGCTTTCAGCCCCTTCACCGCCTCGGTGGATACGGTTGTCGACAAGATTCTTGTCCGGGCGAAAAACTACCTTAATTCCGTTCCGACCCAGTTCGATCTCCAGGTCTACCCCTCGGCGCTGGCGACCAACCTGGAGGACGGCAACGCCGCGAACGATCCCCAGATCGTAAGCGTCCGCAGCGCTGCTCATTTTGCACTCGGACATATTCCCGGCTCGATCAACATCGCCTACCAGAAGGTGGCGGATCTGGCCAATTCCGAGCTCATCGACCCGACCAAACCGGTCGTCGCCTACTGTTACACCGGCCACACCGGTTCCATAAGCACCATGGCCCTGGGGATTCTCGGGTATCCGGCCAGGAACCTCCTCTACGGGATCAACGGCTGGAACACCAGTCCCGCCATTGCCTCGGGTCAGCTGTTGAATTTCGATCTGTTCAAAGCCTGGGACTTTCCCCTCAACGATGGCAGCGCGGTCGATCTGGCCAGTCTTGCCGATTACGTGCCGCCGACCGGTTGCGTCGAGTGTCACTCCAGTCTCACCGCCGTTTTCTATGATCGCGAGGTCGCCAATCCACCGATAGCGTCGGTGGCGCCCCCCTCAGAAGGTGAAGGCTGA
- the sugE gene encoding quaternary ammonium compound efflux SMR transporter SugE — MNWVILIVAGLFEIAWAIGLKYSEGFTRPWPTVATVLAMAISLGLLGIAMKTIPVGTAYAVWVGVGMTGTAILGIVLFDESANALRLLSLGFIVAGLVGLKLATPA, encoded by the coding sequence ATGAACTGGGTCATTCTTATTGTTGCGGGCTTATTCGAAATCGCATGGGCCATTGGGCTTAAGTACTCCGAGGGCTTCACCCGGCCATGGCCAACAGTCGCAACTGTTCTCGCGATGGCCATCAGTCTCGGTTTACTGGGTATCGCAATGAAAACGATTCCGGTGGGGACCGCATATGCGGTCTGGGTGGGTGTGGGCATGACGGGTACGGCGATATTGGGCATTGTCTTGTTCGACGAGTCCGCCAATGCTTTGCGACTGCTGAGCCTGGGATTTATCGTGGCAGGTCTCGTCGGTCTCAAACTTGCGACTCCGGCCTGA